GAGGGGGTTGCCCCACAATTGGCCGGTGGCGCTGAAGTAGTCGGGGGGGACGCCGGCGACGGCCAGCGGCCGGCCGGCTTTATCGAGTTGGAAGAGATGGCGATTGGCCCATACGTCGGCCGAGTCGGCGGCGACGAAGATGGGCAGGTCGCCGATAATTTTAACGCCTTTAGAGTTGGCGTAAGCCTTGAGGGCTAGCCACTGGGCGAAGAAAATATACTGTTCGCGGCGGCGGCGTTCGATGTCGCCCGCGAGCGACGGACCATAGCGCTCGGCAGCGCCCGGCTCCCATTCCGTCCAGGGGAGGCCGCCGAAGTTGTCCTTGAGGGCGGCGTAGGTGGCGTAGTTGTCGAGCCACAGGGCATTTTCGGCGAGGAAGGCGGGGTAGCCGGCCTCGTCGACGGCTATCTCCGGCGAGATGAGGCCGGGGCTGCCGGCGAAGGCCGAGGCGCTCTGGTAGGGCGAACCGCCCCAGCCGGGCGGGTTCAGGGGCAGTATCTGCCACCATTTCTGGCCGGCGGCGGCCAGCCAGTCGACGAAGCGGTAGGCGGACGGCCCGAGGTCGCCGCCGGGCAGCGAGGAGGGATGAAGGAGTACGCCGGCGGCGCGGGCGAAGGCGGGCGGGTCTTCGCGGCGCTTGAGGAGGACGGCGCCGGACAGCGGCCCGAGGACGAGGCTTAGTTTGCCGTCCCGCACGCCCACCGGCTGGTAGCCGGCGAGGGCGTTGTAGAGTTCGCCGGCGGCGTAGTCGCTGATGTCGAGGTCGAGGCGGACAGGCTCGCGGGGCGAGCGGTTGAGGAGAATGATGGCGGTATTGGGTTTTTCCGGGCGGCCGAAGGCGTCGCGGCCGCGGCCGATGCGGCGGATGTAGCCGTAGACGTCGCTTTTTGCGTACAGGGGCAGCCACTCGCCGCCGCGGAGGACGGCGTGCCGGTGGCGGAGGGCGGTCAGCTTGCGGTACCAGGCGACGAGGTCGCCGTCTTCCGCTCCCCAGGGGTAGGTGGCGCGGTTGAAGGGGTCGGTGTAGCCTTCGACGCCGGCTTCGTCGCCGTAGTAGACGCAGGGGGCGCCAGGGAAGGTCATCTGGAAGAGGGCGAGGAGCTTGAGGCGGGCGAGGCCGAGGCGGCGCTGCTCCGGCGGCAGGCGGTAGCGGGCCTGGTCGATGATGGTCATCTTGTCCGGGGAGGGGGCTTCGCCGAGGAGGGTGAGGGCGCGCGGCACGTCGTGGCTGCCGAGGAGGTTCATCGCGGCGTAGAAGTTCTCGCGGGGGTAGTTCTCGTACAGGCTCATGAGGGCGGCGTGAACTTCCTGCGCGTCTCTGCGGCCGAGGGCGAAGTCGAGGAGGATGGCGCGGAAGGGGTAGCCGGTGGCGGCGTCGAGGCCGTCGCCCCAGAAGTACTGCCGCCGGTGGCTGTAGCTCTCCTTGTTGGAGGCGTCTTCCCATACCTCGCCGATGAGGACGGCGTCAGGGTCTTCCTGTTTGAGCACCGCCCGCAGGCGGGCGATGAATTCGTCGGGCAGTTCGTCGGCGACGTCGAGACGCCAGCCTTTGACGCCGAGCCGCGCCCAGTGGCGGACGACGCTGTCGTGGGCTTCGATGATGTAGTCGACGTAGGAGGGCTCCAGTTCGTTCACGTTGGGCAGCGTACCGATACCCCACCAGGATTCGTACTGATCGGGCCAGTGGCTGAAGCGGTACCATTTGTAGTAGGGCGAATCCTTGGACTGGTAGGCTCCCGGTCCGGGGTAGCGGCCGTCACGGTTGAAGTAGATGCTGTCGCTGCCGGTGTGGCTGAAGACGCCGTCGAGGATTACCTTCATGCCGAGTTCGCCGGCGCGGGCGCATAGCGCGGCGAACTCGGCGTTGTCGCCGAACATCGGGTCGATGGTTTTGTAGTCGCCGGTGTCGTATTTGTGGTTGCTGGGCGACTCGAAGACAGGGTTGAAGTAGAGGGCGGTGACGCCGAGGTCCTGGAGGTAGGGCAGCTTGGCGAGGACGCCCTTGAGGTTGCCGCCGAAGAAGTCGTAGGCGAAGATGGCGCCGGTGCGCATGTCGCGGACGTAAAAGGGGATGGCGTCCCAGTAGGGATGGATGAGGCTGGCCTTCGGGGGGGTCATTATGGCGCCGTCCGGATTACCGTTATAGAAGCGGTCGACGAAGATCTGGTAGATGACGGCGTCCTTGAGCCACTGCGGCGTTTTGGCGTCCGACCGGTGGACGGTTATCTGCCAGGCGGCCGGGGCGTAGTCGTAGATCTGGCCGCGGCCGCCGCGGCGGGCGGGGTTATTGCCGTAGTAGAATGTGCGGCCGTGGCGGTGGAGGAGGAAGGAGTACCACAACAGGCCGGGGGCGGCGGGGGCGGCGATTTCGGCCTGGTAGACGCGGCTGTCGCCTTCTTCGCGCCACAGGGCCATGGTGATGTCGCTGTCGCCCTTGCCGTCCTGCCAGACGCGGAGGAGGGCGGCGTCGGGCCGGTCGGGGGTGCGGACGGCGAGGCGGAGGGTGACGGGCGTGCGACAAGAAACAGCCCCGAAAGGGCTGCGGTAGAAGTTGTTATGGGAGTCGTGGAGGAGCCAGTCGTTGTCCATGCGTCACCTGTGCCTTGTTTTGATTCTTGTTTCGGTGCTATGGCTGCGCCGGTGGCGGGTTCGGGTTTGCCACACGCTGCGCCGGCGGTCTTAGCAGAGAGCCGAAAACGACAAGCGTAGCGCAGGCGGTTCGTGCGATTCGCTATGCAGGGCGAACTAAGCTCGTCGCCGACGACTGGCCGTACGTCGCTAACGGTCTCCTGACCGATAGCGGCTCGCTCGCCGTCCATGGCTCGCGCCGGCCGTCGTTACCGGCTCTCTCGCTAAGTAGCGGCCGCCTTGCTCGCTACCGTGGCTGCACCCGTACCCGCCAACGGCGCGAAGCCTTTTTGACCAAAAGAAGTACAACAGATACGACGCTAATTATATGTGGCGTTGGAGAGGGTGGCTTGAAGGGCGGGGCGGTGGGATAGGGTGCAGCCGCTCTGGGCGCGGGCGAAGGCGTCGTCGGCGCTGCAGTAGCAGCGGACGGGGGCTTCGGGGCGCAGTCGCCAGATGTCGACGGCGTATTCGGTGAAGGTGCGGTCGCCGGAGAATTTGCCGGAGTGGGCGATGTTGCGGATGGCCATGTCGAGCCAGCGACGGCGGTCGCGGTAGCGGCGCTCCAGCTCTTTCTGGGCGTCGACGTAGGCGGCGAAGTCTTTGAGGACGAGGAAGTGGTCGCCGTGGTGGAGGAAGGAGTCGAAGATGGGGCGGTATTCGTCCGGGCCGCCAGGCAGGAAGCCGCTCACCAGCTGGTCGAGGACGGTCCGGACGCGCTCGTCGCCGTTATAGATATCCCAGGGGTTGTAGCCGCCGCGCTCGTAGATGGCGAGGACTTCGTCGGCGGTGAGGCCGAAGGTGATGATGTTGTCTTCGCCGACGGCGTTCAGGATTTCGATGTTGCCGCCGTCGAGGGTGCCGATGATGACCGCGCCGTTCATGATGAATTTCATGTTGCCGGTGCCGCAGGCTTCGCGGCTGGCGGTGGGTATCTGCTCGCTGACGTCGGTGGCCGGCAGGAGCAGTTCGAGGAGGGAGACGTTGTAGTTTTCGAGGAAGATCACC
The sequence above is a segment of the Sporomusaceae bacterium genome. Coding sequences within it:
- the malQ gene encoding 4-alpha-glucanotransferase, which encodes MDNDWLLHDSHNNFYRSPFGAVSCRTPVTLRLAVRTPDRPDAALLRVWQDGKGDSDITMALWREEGDSRVYQAEIAAPAAPGLLWYSFLLHRHGRTFYYGNNPARRGGRGQIYDYAPAAWQITVHRSDAKTPQWLKDAVIYQIFVDRFYNGNPDGAIMTPPKASLIHPYWDAIPFYVRDMRTGAIFAYDFFGGNLKGVLAKLPYLQDLGVTALYFNPVFESPSNHKYDTGDYKTIDPMFGDNAEFAALCARAGELGMKVILDGVFSHTGSDSIYFNRDGRYPGPGAYQSKDSPYYKWYRFSHWPDQYESWWGIGTLPNVNELEPSYVDYIIEAHDSVVRHWARLGVKGWRLDVADELPDEFIARLRAVLKQEDPDAVLIGEVWEDASNKESYSHRRQYFWGDGLDAATGYPFRAILLDFALGRRDAQEVHAALMSLYENYPRENFYAAMNLLGSHDVPRALTLLGEAPSPDKMTIIDQARYRLPPEQRRLGLARLKLLALFQMTFPGAPCVYYGDEAGVEGYTDPFNRATYPWGAEDGDLVAWYRKLTALRHRHAVLRGGEWLPLYAKSDVYGYIRRIGRGRDAFGRPEKPNTAIILLNRSPREPVRLDLDISDYAAGELYNALAGYQPVGVRDGKLSLVLGPLSGAVLLKRREDPPAFARAAGVLLHPSSLPGGDLGPSAYRFVDWLAAAGQKWWQILPLNPPGWGGSPYQSASAFAGSPGLISPEIAVDEAGYPAFLAENALWLDNYATYAALKDNFGGLPWTEWEPGAAERYGPSLAGDIERRRREQYIFFAQWLALKAYANSKGVKIIGDLPIFVAADSADVWANRHLFQLDKAGRPLAVAGVPPDYFSATGQLWGNPLYDWDAMAADGYRWWRERLAQAFRLADAVRIDHFRGFEAFWAVPYGEATAERGEWVKGPGAPFFAAMEKHFGRLPVIAEDLGVITPAVESLRDKFALPGMKILQFALEGGDWPDGEDNAAVYTGTHDNDTVLGWHRQRTGDDSADGWRYIETAYEAAACLAVIPLQDILGLGSEARMNIPGTVGGHNWAWRYNEGDITPELAAKLAALTAKYGR